In a genomic window of Arvicanthis niloticus isolate mArvNil1 chromosome 8, mArvNil1.pat.X, whole genome shotgun sequence:
- the Gcm2 gene encoding chorion-specific transcription factor GCMb: MPADSMQDADPVLSYGMELTWDINDPQMPQEPTHFDHFREWPDGYVRFIYSSQEKKAQRHLSGWAMRNTNNHNGHILKKSCLGVVVCARACALKDGSHLQLRPAICDKARLKQQKKACPNCHSALELVPCRGHSGYPVTNFWRLDGNAIFFQAKGVHDHPRPESKSETEGRRNALKRQMVSFYQPQKRRSGDREAENTQDIRGHLNSVPALEPTELFDMSADTSFPITGQPSPSFPNSDVHRVTCDLPTFQGDVILPFQKYSNPSIYFPGPPWSYELASPGVTGSSPYPTLYKDSSIVSDDPDWIHLNSLQYNVSSYGSYERSLDLTARYGWKPTHGTASLEEKVDCGQCQAVPTSPYYNLELPCRYLPVPPAGTQALQTVITTTVAYQAYQHPALKHGDSMQEVSSLASCTYASENLPMPIYPQALDPQEGVIQAASPSARAPVKVPGDCEAARLTLAFPQETDPSRTDGADAWDVCLSGVGAVMGYLDRTGQPFSFDNEDF, translated from the exons ATGCCAGCAGACAGCATGCAGGATGCAGACCCTGTGCTTTCCTACGGGATGGAACTCACATGGGACATCAATGACCCACAGATGCCTCAG GAACCAACCCACTTTGACCACTTCCGGGAGTGGCCTGATGGCTATGTTCGCTTCATCtacagcagccaggagaagaAGGCTCAGCGCCACCTGAGTGGCTGGGCCATGCGCAACACCAACAACCACAATGGCCACATCCTCAAGAAGTCCTGCCTGGGCGTGGTGGTGTGCGCACGCGCCTGCGCCCTGAAGGATGGCTCGCACCTGCAGCTGAGGCCAGCCATCTGCGACAAGGCCAGGCTGAAGCAACAAA AGAAAGCTTGCCCCAACTGTCATTCAGCTTTGGAGCTGGTTCCTTGCCGAGGGCACAGTGGCTATCCTGTCACCAACTTCTGGAGACTTGATGGCAATGCAATATTTTTTCAG GCCAAAGGAGTTCATGATCACCCCAGACCAGAGAGTAAGTcagagacagaaggcagaagaaatgcCCTCAAGAGACAGATGGTCTCTTTCTATCAACCCCAGAAAAGGAGATCAGGGGACAGGGAG gcAGAAAATACTCAGGACATCAGGGGACACCTCAATAGCGTGCctgccctggaacccacagaatTATTTGATATGAGTGCTGATACCAGCTTCCCTATTACAGGACAGCCATCTCCTTCTTTCCCAAACTCTGATGTCCACAGAGTTACCTGTGACCTGCCCACCTTTCAAGGAGATGTAATACTGCCCTTTCAGAAATATTCAAATCCAAGCATTTATTTCCCTGGGCCACCTTGGAGCTATGAATTGGCAAGTCCTGGGGTTACAGGTTCGAGTCCATATCCCACCCTGTATAAAGATTCCTCCATTGTCTCTGATGACCCAGACTGGATTCATCTAAACTCACTGCAATATAATGTCAGTTCATATGGCAGCTATGAGAGAAGCTTAGATCTCACAGCTAGATATGGCTGGAAACCAACACATGGGACAGCCAGCCTTGAGGAGAAGGTTGACTGTGGGCAATGCCAGGCTGTGCCCACATCACCTTATTACAACCTTGAGCTTCCCTGCAGATACCTGCCAGTGCCACCAGCAGGTACCCAGGCCCTGCAGACAGTGATCACCACCACAGTGGCTTACCAGGCTTACCAGCACCCTGCTCTGAAACACGGTGACAGCATGCAGGAGGTTAGCAGTCTTGCCAGCTGCACCTACGCTTCTGAAAACCTCCCAATGCCCATCTACCCACAAGCCTTAGACCCTCAAGAGGGAGTCATCCAGGCAGCCTCTCCTTCAGCGAGAGCCCCTGTGAAAGTCCCTGGAGATTGTGAGGCTGCCAGACTTACTCTGGCTTTTCCTCAAGAAACAGATCCCTCCAGGACAGATGGAGCAGATGCGTGGGACGTGTGTCTCTCCGGGGTGGGCGCTGTGATGGGGTACTTGGATAGGACAGGGCAGCCCTTTAGCTTTGACAATGAGGACTTCTAG